TTGTCCGGGTCCATCTTGGACACGAGGCGGAAACTGATCTTGGCATGGGCCTCGGCCGGCAGGACGGTCTTGAACCCGGCGCCGGTATAGCCGCCCCAGATGCCGTTGATCTCGGCCGTGGGGCGGGACCAGATCTGCTCCAGCGGGGTGCGATCCACTTCGCCTGCGGGCACCGACAGATCGACATCGCCCAGAAAGCCCGCATGATCGAAGGGCAGGGACTGCCATTGCTGGCGGATGGCGTCGGGCAGTTCCTCCACATCGTCGTAGAAGCCGGGAACGGTCACGCGCCCCTTGTCGTCGTGCAGCCCGCCGAGGATTTTCGTCAGCACCCGGATCGGGTTCATCGCCGGGCCGCCGAACATGCCCGAATGCAGATCCTTGTTTGCGGCGTGGACCGTCAGTTCCACCTTCGCAAGGCCGCGCAGCATGGTCACGATGGCCGGGGTGCGCGCGTCGAACATGCCGGTGTCGCAGATCAGCGCGATGTCGGAGCGCAGTTCCTCGGCATGCGCGCGCATGAACGGGATCAGCGACGGAGAGCCGGATTCCTCCTCCCCCTCTAGGAAGATGGTGATGCGACCGGGCAGGGTGCCGTGCACGGCCTTCCACGCGCGGCAGGCCTCGATGAAGGTCATCAACTGGCCCTTGTCATCGGCCGAGCCGCGTCCGCGGATCACACGGCCCTTGGCGGTGTCCTCGATCTGCGGATCGAAGGGCTCGCGGTGCCACAGGTTCAGGGGATCGACGGGCTGCACGTCGTAATGGCCATAGAAGAGGATATGCGGCCCTTCGGTGCCGGCATGGGCGACGACCATCGGATGGCCGGGGGTGGGGCGCTTCGCCGCCTCGAACCCGATCGTCTTCAGATCCTCGACCAGCCAGTCCGCCGCGCGGTCGCAATCGCCCTTGAACGCCGGATCGGTGGAGATGGAGGGGATGCGGAGCAGGTCCAGCAGCCGGTCGGTGGCCTCGGGCAGGGATTGGTCGATGGTGTCGAGCACCGTTTGCAGCGACATGGGCGCCTCCTTCTGTGTTGCGGCGCAGCCTACCAGCCGCGCGGCCCCTGTCCAGACCCGCAAACCGGCCCTATATGTGCGCAAAACCGGAGGATGTGATGAAATACTGGGTTCTGGCCGCCACCGTTCTGGCCACCACCGCCGCGGGCGCACAGACCATGTCCCTGCGCGATCTGCGCGGCATGCTCTATCCCGACGCACGGGCCGAGGTGGAGATCCTGCCCAAGGATTACCTGCCCGCCGATCAGGCCGCGCTTCTGCGTCAGGTGGGCGCGCAGCAGGCCTATTACGGGGCCATCGCCATTTCCCCCGACGAAGGGATCATGGTGGAGGCGACGGTCGCCGCCGCCAATTACCACAACACCGAGGCCGCCTCGGCCGCCGCGCTGCGCGACTGCAACGCCCGCCGCAAGGGCGCACGCGACTGCGAGATCGTGGGCTATATCCGCCCGGCCGGTTGGTCCGAAAAGCCGGTGCAACTGTCGCAGGCGGCCACGGCGGCCTTCCTCGGCGATTTCCGGGGCAATGGGCCGAAGGCGTTCGCGATCTCTCCCACCACCGGGGAATGGGGTCTGGCGAAGGGCGAGGGTGCCGCCGCCGAGGCCGTGGCCCAGTGCGGCGCCGATTGCCAGGTGCTGGTGCAGAACTGATCGGATGCGCCGGGGCGGGCGGATGGGCAAAATGTCCAGTTCCACCCGCCCCGTCCTTGGCGTAATGGAACGACTCTAAACAGGACGGACCCCGGCCCGCCCATGACCCAGCCCCCCTACGGGCGCAAGGGAGATGGATGATGAACTTCGACTTGGCACTTGATACCGCATTGAACCGCCTGCACGAGGAAGGTCGCTACCGCACCTTCATCGACATCGAACGCCGTCAGGGGCAGTTCCCGCACGCCGTCTGGCGCCGCCCCGATGGGTTGGAAAGCGACATCACCGTGTGGTGCGGCAACGATTATCTGGGCATGGGCCAGCATCCGGCCGTCCTGTCGGCCATGCACGAGGCGCTGGAGGCCACCGGCGCGGGTTCGGGCGGGACGCGCAACATCTCCGGCACCACGCTCTATCACAAGGCGCTGGAGGCCGAGATCGCCGATCTGCACGGCAAGGAGGCGGCGCTGGTCTTCACCTCGGCCTATATGGCCAATGACGCCACGCTGCAGACGCTGCCGAAGCTGTTTCCGGGGCTGGCGATCGTGTCGGACGAGTTGAACCACGCCTCGATGATCCAAGGCATCCGCAACGGGCGCGGGGCCAAGCATGTGTTCCGCCACAACGACATCGCCCATCTGCGCGAGATCCTCGAGGGGCTGCGCGGTCAGCCGGTGCTGATCGCCTTCGAATCGATCTATTCGATGGACGGCGATTTCGGCCCGATCGAGGCGATCTGCGATCTGGCGGACGAATTCGGCGCGCTGACCTATATCGACGAAGTTCATGCCGTGGGCATGTACGGCCCGCGCGGGGCGGGCGTGGCCGAACGCGACGGGTTGATGGACCGGATCGACATCATCAACGGCACGCTGGGCAAGGCGTTCGGGGTGTTCGGCGGCTATATCGCCGGGACGGCGAAGATGCTGGATGCGGTGCGGTCCTATGCGCCGGGGTTCATCTTCACCACTTCCATCCCGCCGGCGGTGGCGGCGGGGGCGGCGGCGTCCATCCGGCATCTGAAGACCGATCCCGGCCTGCGCGAGGCGCATCAGCGTCAGGCCCGCATCCTGAAGATGCGGCTGAAGGGGCTGGGCCTGCCGATCATCGACCATGGCAGCCACATCGTGCCGGTGCATGTCGGCAACCCGGTGCATTGCAAGATGCTGTCGGACATGCTGCTGGAACGGCACGGCATCTACGTTCAACCGATCAACTTCCCCACGGTGCCGCGCGGCACGGAGCGGTTGCGCTTCACCCCGTCGCCAGTGCACGGTCCGAAGGAAATCGACGCGTTGGTGCGGGCGCTGGATTCGCTCTGGGGGCACTGTGCGCTAAATCGCGCCGACATGTCGGCGTGACCATATCGACAGATGCATCACTCCCGAAGCTGTGATAGGGCTGGGCCCATGGCATAGACCGAGTCGACCGAACGGCTTGGGCATTTCTCTGGGGCAGGGCGAAGACACGAATGATCTGGCGGAGGACATCCCCTTCGACGGTGGACGGCGACGAACCCAAAGGGTTCGACGATTTCGAATTGCGCTTGGGCGATCTGATGCGGGGCGAACGCGCCACGCTGGGCAAATCGCTTCTGGACGTGCAGCGGGAACTTCGGATCAAGGCGACCTACATCGCCGCGATCGAGAACTGCGATCTGGACGCGTTCGAGAGCAAGGGATTCATCGCTGGCTACATCCGTTCCTATGCCCGCTATCTCGGGATGAATCCCGAATGGGCCTATGACAAGTTCTGCGCCGAGGCGAATTTCACCTTGCATCACGGTCTTCCTGCAGCCTCCACCCAGCGTCCGGTCCCGATGGCCAAGGGCGCCGTTCACGATCCGCTGGCCGATCCGCATCCCAAATTCCTGCCGCAGGGCCGCAGCCTTGCCGCGCAGATCGACCTGCGGGCCGTCGGCTCGGTCATGGTGCTGCTCGCGCTGATCGGGGGCATCGGCTATGGCGGCTGGTCCGTCCTGCAAGAGGTGCAGCGCGTGCATCTGGCCCCTGTGGATCAGAGCCCGAATGTCGTGGCCGAGATCGATCCCCTGTCGGATGTGACGGTCGGCGGTGCCTTGGATGTCGCCAGCGCCGCGATGGACGATCCGCAGGGCGATGCGCTGATGACGCGCCTCTACCGCCCGCAAGATCAGGCGCTGGACGTGCCGGTGATGGTGCCGCGCGACGGACCCATCGCCGCGATCCAGCCGCGCCAGATCGCCAGCCGCGAGGCGGACGCGACCGAAGCCTTCGGCCCGCAGCTTCCCGATGCCGCGGCGACGCCTCAGGTCGTCGCCGATGCCGCCCCCAAGGTGGAAATCCTCGCCGTGCGCCCGTCCTGGATTCGGGTGCAATCGGCCGATGGCACCGTCCTGTTCGAAAAGATCCTCGGCGCGGGGGAGCGTTACGAAGTCCCGCAGATGGAGGAGCCGACGCGTCTGCGTGCGGGCAATTCGGGTTCGGTCTATTTCGCCGTGAACGGGCAGACCTACGGGCCGGCCGCCGCCGGGGCGCAGGTCGTCAAGAACGTGAACCTGACGCCGGAATCCCTGACCGAGACCTTCGCCGCCGCCAAGCCGGACCGCGACGCCGATCTGGCGCGCATCCTGACGGCCGAAGCGGTGGAGTGACGGTTGCCGCTGCGGGCGGCCACGCCTATGTTGGCCCCTGAGGCAGAGCGGAGCAGTCCATGTCCCTGAACCACGTCCGACCCTGGCGCAACGTCTACCGCCGCAAGTCGCGCCAGATCATGGTGGGCAATGTGCCGGTCGGGGGCGATGCGCCGATCTCGGTGCAGACGATGACCAACACGCTGACGCATGATGTGAAGGCGACGATCGCGCAGGTGCAAGCCGCCGCCGCGGCGGGTGCCGACATCGTCCGCGTCTCCGTCCCCGACGAGGAATCGTCCCGCGCGTTGAAGGAGATCGTGGCCGAAAGCCCGGTCCCGATCGTCGCCGACATCCATTTCCATTACAAACGCGCGATCGAATCCGCGATGGCGGGCGCGGCCTGCCTGCGCATCAACCCCGGCAATATCGGGGATGAATCGCGGGTGAAGGAAGTGATCCGCGCCGCCAAGGATCACGGCTGCTCCATCCGCGTGGGGGTCAATGCCGGCTCGTTGGAGCGTCATCTGCTGGAGAAATACGCCGAGCCTTGCCCCGAGGCGATGCTGGAATCGGCCATGGATCACATCAAGATCCTCGAGGATAACGACTTCCACGAATTCAAGATCAGCGTGAAGGCGTCGGACGTGTTTCTGGCGGCCGCCGCCTATCAGGCGATCGCGGATGCCACGGACGCGCCGATCCATCTCGGCATCACCGAAGCGGGGGGGCTCGTCTCCGGCACGGTGAAATCGGCGATCGGGCTTGGAAACCTTCTGTGGATGGGCATCGGCGATACGCTGCGGGTTTCCCTCTCCGCCGATCCGGTGGAAGAGGTGAAGATCGGCTACGAGATCCTGAAATCGCTCGGCCTGCGCCATCGCGGCGTGACCATCATCTCCTGCCCGTCCTGCGCGCGGCAGGGCTTCGATGTCATCAAGACCGTCGCGGCGCTGGAGGAGCGGCTGGCCCATGTCACCACCTCCATGAGCCTGTCGATCATCGGCTGCGTGGTGAACGGCCCCGGAGAGGCGCTGATGACCGATATCGGTTTCACCGGCGGCGGGGCGGGCAACGGCATGGTCTATCTGGCCGGCAAGCAGAGCCACCGGATGTCGAACGATCAGATGATCGACCACATCGTGGAGCAGGTGGAGGCCAAGGCCGCCGTGATCGAGGCCGAGAAGGCCGCGGCCGAGGCGGTCGAAGCCGCCGAATAGGGCGGCCCGGGCGCGGCGATCAGCCGCGCCGTTCCTGCGCCACCATCTGCGCCATCCCCTCTTCCGAAAGATACCCGCGCAGCATCGATTCGCCGATCACGAAGGTCGGCGTTCCCTGAATCTGCAGCTGCTGGGCCAGCGCGTGGTTGTCGGCGATGACCTGCGTCACCTCGGCGCTGTCCATCCGCTCCCGGATCGCGGACCAGTCCAGCCCCAGATCGCTGGCCATCCGGGTCAGCGTCGCCTCCGTCACCTCGCCGCGCAGATCGAAGAAGCGGTCGTGCACGGTCTTGTAGGCCTCGTCCCCCGCCGTCATCTTCACCGCCAGCGCAAAGCGCGAGGCGAG
This DNA window, taken from Falsirhodobacter algicola, encodes the following:
- a CDS encoding helix-turn-helix domain-containing protein, whose protein sequence is MIWRRTSPSTVDGDEPKGFDDFELRLGDLMRGERATLGKSLLDVQRELRIKATYIAAIENCDLDAFESKGFIAGYIRSYARYLGMNPEWAYDKFCAEANFTLHHGLPAASTQRPVPMAKGAVHDPLADPHPKFLPQGRSLAAQIDLRAVGSVMVLLALIGGIGYGGWSVLQEVQRVHLAPVDQSPNVVAEIDPLSDVTVGGALDVASAAMDDPQGDALMTRLYRPQDQALDVPVMVPRDGPIAAIQPRQIASREADATEAFGPQLPDAAATPQVVADAAPKVEILAVRPSWIRVQSADGTVLFEKILGAGERYEVPQMEEPTRLRAGNSGSVYFAVNGQTYGPAAAGAQVVKNVNLTPESLTETFAAAKPDRDADLARILTAEAVE
- the hemA gene encoding 5-aminolevulinate synthase, giving the protein MNFDLALDTALNRLHEEGRYRTFIDIERRQGQFPHAVWRRPDGLESDITVWCGNDYLGMGQHPAVLSAMHEALEATGAGSGGTRNISGTTLYHKALEAEIADLHGKEAALVFTSAYMANDATLQTLPKLFPGLAIVSDELNHASMIQGIRNGRGAKHVFRHNDIAHLREILEGLRGQPVLIAFESIYSMDGDFGPIEAICDLADEFGALTYIDEVHAVGMYGPRGAGVAERDGLMDRIDIINGTLGKAFGVFGGYIAGTAKMLDAVRSYAPGFIFTTSIPPAVAAGAAASIRHLKTDPGLREAHQRQARILKMRLKGLGLPIIDHGSHIVPVHVGNPVHCKMLSDMLLERHGIYVQPINFPTVPRGTERLRFTPSPVHGPKEIDALVRALDSLWGHCALNRADMSA
- the ispG gene encoding flavodoxin-dependent (E)-4-hydroxy-3-methylbut-2-enyl-diphosphate synthase; this encodes MSLNHVRPWRNVYRRKSRQIMVGNVPVGGDAPISVQTMTNTLTHDVKATIAQVQAAAAAGADIVRVSVPDEESSRALKEIVAESPVPIVADIHFHYKRAIESAMAGAACLRINPGNIGDESRVKEVIRAAKDHGCSIRVGVNAGSLERHLLEKYAEPCPEAMLESAMDHIKILEDNDFHEFKISVKASDVFLAAAAYQAIADATDAPIHLGITEAGGLVSGTVKSAIGLGNLLWMGIGDTLRVSLSADPVEEVKIGYEILKSLGLRHRGVTIISCPSCARQGFDVIKTVAALEERLAHVTTSMSLSIIGCVVNGPGEALMTDIGFTGGGAGNGMVYLAGKQSHRMSNDQMIDHIVEQVEAKAAVIEAEKAAAEAVEAAE
- a CDS encoding M20/M25/M40 family metallo-hydrolase; translation: MSLQTVLDTIDQSLPEATDRLLDLLRIPSISTDPAFKGDCDRAADWLVEDLKTIGFEAAKRPTPGHPMVVAHAGTEGPHILFYGHYDVQPVDPLNLWHREPFDPQIEDTAKGRVIRGRGSADDKGQLMTFIEACRAWKAVHGTLPGRITIFLEGEEESGSPSLIPFMRAHAEELRSDIALICDTGMFDARTPAIVTMLRGLAKVELTVHAANKDLHSGMFGGPAMNPIRVLTKILGGLHDDKGRVTVPGFYDDVEELPDAIRQQWQSLPFDHAGFLGDVDLSVPAGEVDRTPLEQIWSRPTAEINGIWGGYTGAGFKTVLPAEAHAKISFRLVSKMDPDKINAAFQSWFEAQLPADCTVEFKDVNGSPASVMEIGDPAFEKARAALSEEWGTEAAYVGAGGSIPIAGYFKEILGMDAMLIGFGRDDDQMHSPNEKYDMESFHKGIRSWARVLEKLT
- a CDS encoding DUF4189 domain-containing protein, with the translated sequence MKYWVLAATVLATTAAGAQTMSLRDLRGMLYPDARAEVEILPKDYLPADQAALLRQVGAQQAYYGAIAISPDEGIMVEATVAAANYHNTEAASAAALRDCNARRKGARDCEIVGYIRPAGWSEKPVQLSQAATAAFLGDFRGNGPKAFAISPTTGEWGLAKGEGAAAEAVAQCGADCQVLVQN